The Synechococcus sp. RS9909 genomic interval ATCGGCCCAGCGGGCCAGTTCTTCCGTGGGGCCGTAGAGCTGACGCAGCGCGAACACGCTGGTGGCCAGTTCGCCCGCCAGCAGGGCGGCGGCGAGGCGATCCCACCAGAGGGGGTGTGCCGCCAGTAACCGTTGCATCAGGGCGTAGACGCCGAGGTAACTGACCAGCTTGGCCAGGCCTTTGGCGGCGGCCAGGGGCACCGGCGACAGCCCGGTGGCCAGGACGGCGATGGCCAGAAAGAGCAGCAGCCAGAGGTTGATGGCACCGAGGCGACCCGGCGGCTGGGTGGTGCTCCAGAGAAGCCAGAGCGCTCCTGCGGCCAGGATTACCAGGCCGAGCCCGGTGCGACTGATCCACGGCAGTCCGGCGAGCAGTGCGATCAGAATCCAGCCGGCCCAGAGGCTGAGCCGTTGTTGCAGCCCTGGCGGGCTGGCCAGCAGGCCCTGCCAGCGCAGGAGCCAGGGGGTGGGGGCCGAAGCCTCAGCCATCGGGAGTGCCGGGAGCGTCGTCTGCGGGATTATCGACCCGTTCCCACTCCGTTTCGAGCGCGGCGCGCCTCGGGAGCGGCTGTGCGTTGCGGCGGAACAGCACTCGGTACACCGGCAGATCCTGGCCGAGCACATAGCGCTCCCGCTCCGTGCCCACGGGCAACGGGTTGGCGCCGCGCCATGGCGTGGCATCGCCTGGGGGCCTGGTGAAGGCGCCGCTCAGTTCGGTGAGCTGCACCATCGGCTCGATCACCTCGAGCACATCGCTTTGCAGAAACAGCTCCCGTCCAGGCGTCAATGCTGCTGCGATCGCCAGCAGCAGGGAGGGCTGCAGCACACGACGTTTGCGGTGGCGCTTTTTGAACCAGGGATCGGGGAACTGAATCGACACCCGCTGCAGCTGGTCATGGCCCAGCGCGGCCAGCCAGCCTTCGAGGCTCACATTGGCGTTGCAGAACAGGAAGTGGAGGTTGTGGAGGTTGAGCCGATCCCGGTCGCGCTGGGCTGCCTCCACCAGGGGGCGACGGATCTCCACGCCGAGGTGGTTCCAGTGCGGTTGCACGGCCGCCAGGTCGAGCAGAAAGCGGCCACGGGCCGAACCGATGTCGAGATGGATCGGCAGGAAGGGGTCGCTGAATAGGGCCTCTGGAGCGGGCAGCTCCCGGGGCAGCTGGAAGAACCGGCTGAGGGGATTGACGTGCTGGCGCATCAGCTCGATAGGGGCGCCTGGCGCAGCAACCCCCAGCAGGCGGTGTAGCCATGGAGATGGGTGCTGCCGCCCAGGGGGCCGATTTCGCCATTGCAGAAGGCGCCGCTGATGGGCAGATCGGTCATCACGCTCCGGGCGATCGACACATCGCCGTCGGCGACGCCGAAGAGGCCGCTGCCGCGACCGAGGCAGGCGAACAGCAGCCCCAGCAGGGGTGGGCGTTCCGCCCGTTCACGGGCGGCGCAGAGCAGCTGGCTCGCCTCCTGGCGTGAGGCATTCGCCTCGCGCAACTGAAACTGCACGTTTTGTCCGGGGCGCACCCGTTCCGCCACCGCCACGGCGCCGTTGCGGGGGTCGACCCCGATCAGATTGCGCACCAGGAAGGCACTGCCGGGTTCGCTCGGTTGATTGCCGCCGATCAACAGATCCCGTCGTTCCACCCCAAGGAAGAGGGAATCCTTCGCCATCTCCCTTTCGTCCTCCGTGAGTTCCGCCAGCACCCGCTGCAGGCAGGCGACCGGGCTGTCGCGACGGCTGCCTTCGCTCAGCTGCAGCAGCACGTTGCGATGGGATTGTTCGATTGCAAACACGGGGCCGATCGGGCGACACCCCTGGGCCACCACCGGGTCCAGGGTCCAGTCGCCGCCGATGCCGAGGCCCACGGCACCGCTCACCACCTGATCTCCGCTCAACAGCGAGCCATGGGGGGCGTTGTGGGGTGCGGCGATGCCGCCGATGCAGGCGGCTGCGGGGTAGGCGTAGTCGCGGCCACTGATCAGGTCGTTGATGCCGCTGCTGCCAGGATCCACCAGCAGCAGCATGGCGCGGGTGGTGTTGGGGGCGAGCCCGAACCAGCGGTGCCACTCTTCGCTGGACCCATCGAGATCGGGCAGGCTGTCGGTGGCGACGGCGAAGGGCTGCAGTACCGCGCCGGGGAGGTTGAGCAGGGTGACGCTGAGGGCGGCGTTGCGTTCCACTTCGGAGGCTTTGCCGGAGCGGTCGGTGCCGATGACGCCTCCACCCACGGCCCCGAGCCAGTGGGTGCTCTGCAGCCGTTTGTGGAGCAGGGGCAGCAGCCGCGGCAGGTCACTGGCGAAATGGCTGGACACGAACACCAGAGCCAGATCGGCCGCGGCGGAGCCGAGCTCATCCGCCACCTGCCTCACCGCCTCGTCCAGGGAGGCTTCGCATGACAACGCCGTCCGGCAGGACGCCTGCGTAGCAGGCGATCGAAACCAGTTGAGCGGTGAAAACGGCGTCATGAACTGGACCTTACCAACGTCGCTGTCGCCAGCGCCGGCGTCGATAATGGCGCCTTCCCGAACCGTGCCGGTGCCCGATCTCCCTTACCGCAGCCTGGTCTGGCTCACCTATCGGCTGGGGGCCTGCTTCGCGTTTGGCTTGCCGCTGGTGCTGCTGATCTGGGCGGCGCTGCGGCGGGAGCCAGCGATGGTGCGACTGCTCACGATCTACTGGAAGGTCGCCAGCCTGTTGGCGATCAGCCTGCTTCTGCTCACCGATCAGCGTCCGCTCGGTTACGTCACTCTGCTGCTGGCTCCCGTGTTGATGCTGGTGTCGATCTGGTTCTGGGTTGACCTGAACGAAGAGCTGGCCGACTCGCCGACCTGGCGACCTCTCCCGCTCACCGTGCGGATCTGGCGTTGGGCGTTCACGGGTTTCGCTGTGCTGGCCACGCTGATGGCCGCCACAGGTCTGCCCTGTGTCCGTCAGCTGGAGGGTGCCGATTGCAAGGTCTGGTTGGAGGCTCCCCAGGGGTTGCATCGGGTGGTGGAGCGCCTGTTCGATTTCGTGTTCGGCGGCCAGTGGACCGCGGCGGTCGCTGCGTTTGTGGGCTATGTGGTGTTGGTGGCCTACGTGGTGGGCCTGATCCAGTGGTTGCTGGTGCGTTTGCCGCGGCAGGGACGGGTGGCCGGTGAGTTCTGATCTGCTGCAAGCGCTGGAGGCGATCAGTCGCGAGCGCGCCGATCGGGTGGTGCGTCTGAGCGGCAGGGTGATCACGGCCACGGGCGAGATCGAGCCACTGGAAGTG includes:
- the trmB gene encoding tRNA (guanosine(46)-N7)-methyltransferase TrmB; protein product: MRQHVNPLSRFFQLPRELPAPEALFSDPFLPIHLDIGSARGRFLLDLAAVQPHWNHLGVEIRRPLVEAAQRDRDRLNLHNLHFLFCNANVSLEGWLAALGHDQLQRVSIQFPDPWFKKRHRKRRVLQPSLLLAIAAALTPGRELFLQSDVLEVIEPMVQLTELSGAFTRPPGDATPWRGANPLPVGTERERYVLGQDLPVYRVLFRRNAQPLPRRAALETEWERVDNPADDAPGTPDG
- a CDS encoding FIST N-terminal domain-containing protein; this encodes MTPFSPLNWFRSPATQASCRTALSCEASLDEAVRQVADELGSAAADLALVFVSSHFASDLPRLLPLLHKRLQSTHWLGAVGGGVIGTDRSGKASEVERNAALSVTLLNLPGAVLQPFAVATDSLPDLDGSSEEWHRWFGLAPNTTRAMLLLVDPGSSGINDLISGRDYAYPAAACIGGIAAPHNAPHGSLLSGDQVVSGAVGLGIGGDWTLDPVVAQGCRPIGPVFAIEQSHRNVLLQLSEGSRRDSPVACLQRVLAELTEDEREMAKDSLFLGVERRDLLIGGNQPSEPGSAFLVRNLIGVDPRNGAVAVAERVRPGQNVQFQLREANASRQEASQLLCAARERAERPPLLGLLFACLGRGSGLFGVADGDVSIARSVMTDLPISGAFCNGEIGPLGGSTHLHGYTACWGLLRQAPLSS
- a CDS encoding DUF3177 family protein, coding for MPDLPYRSLVWLTYRLGACFAFGLPLVLLIWAALRREPAMVRLLTIYWKVASLLAISLLLLTDQRPLGYVTLLLAPVLMLVSIWFWVDLNEELADSPTWRPLPLTVRIWRWAFTGFAVLATLMAATGLPCVRQLEGADCKVWLEAPQGLHRVVERLFDFVFGGQWTAAVAAFVGYVVLVAYVVGLIQWLLVRLPRQGRVAGEF